The proteins below come from a single Halostagnicola larsenii XH-48 genomic window:
- a CDS encoding TrmB family transcriptional regulator — MDELSNHEEAVELLQQLGLQEYEAKAFVALTRLRQGTAKEISEVSDVPRTRVYDAVRVLESSGLVEIQHSNPQRFRAVSVGEAADTLQQKYDSRTDSLRDSLEAIDSVSTDAETDVTHEVWSLSGTAGITSRTQQLIDDADQELVFVLGDEDIFTEQLIERIRAAQQRGVTVIIGTTAESIRERVQDELPGTQVFVSGLAWLSGSLWSDDDTEIGRLLLVDQSSILVSTFHESAGGEHEHEQAVFGRGFDNGLVTIARRLMATGLPAVEDPGTGES; from the coding sequence ATGGATGAGCTATCAAACCACGAAGAGGCAGTCGAACTGCTCCAACAGCTCGGGCTACAGGAGTACGAAGCGAAGGCATTCGTCGCATTGACCCGTCTCCGACAGGGGACTGCAAAGGAGATCAGCGAAGTTTCGGACGTTCCCCGCACTCGCGTCTACGACGCGGTGCGGGTGCTCGAGTCGAGCGGACTGGTCGAGATTCAACACTCGAATCCACAGCGGTTTCGGGCCGTTTCCGTCGGCGAAGCGGCCGACACGCTCCAGCAAAAATACGACTCGCGGACGGACTCGCTCCGAGACTCGCTCGAGGCGATCGACTCGGTGTCCACGGACGCCGAAACGGACGTCACCCACGAGGTGTGGTCGCTGTCGGGAACGGCCGGAATCACGAGTCGGACACAGCAACTGATCGACGACGCCGACCAGGAACTGGTCTTCGTCCTCGGGGACGAAGATATCTTCACCGAACAACTCATTGAGCGGATCCGGGCGGCCCAACAGCGCGGCGTCACCGTCATTATCGGGACGACGGCGGAGTCGATCCGCGAACGGGTACAGGATGAACTCCCGGGAACCCAGGTCTTCGTTTCGGGTCTGGCGTGGCTTTCCGGCTCTCTCTGGTCGGACGACGACACGGAAATCGGCCGGCTACTCCTGGTCGATCAGAGTTCGATTCTGGTGAGCACCTTCCACGAGTCGGCGGGGGGCGAACACGAACACGAGCAAGCGGTCTTCGGCCGCGGGTTCGACAACGGACTCGTCACGATCGCACGCCGCTTGATGGCGACCGGGTTGCCCGCCGTCGAGGACCCCGGCACTGGCGAGTCGTAA
- a CDS encoding TrmB family transcriptional regulator: MSNNPGDEPASRATKQLEAFGLSTYAARTFVAFVSLGDGTAQDVSDVSEVPRTRVYDAAAELRDRGLVDVQHSSPRRFVAISSETAGRRFKQDYVYRANELTDALDALEPKTLSSEQRGVWTVTGQNTITERLLSFIEEAMDEIVYMTVEDLLCEKITDALLAASDRGVTIRLAGMSTAATAEIHQSIPNAEPFDSLWDWSDMPAGRLSMVDQEKTLASVLVAEDGSDPSESRDETAIWGMGETNSLVMVLKAIFTWQLDGSRDE; encoded by the coding sequence ATGTCCAATAATCCAGGAGACGAACCAGCGTCTCGCGCTACGAAGCAACTCGAAGCGTTCGGATTGAGTACCTACGCGGCCCGAACGTTCGTCGCCTTCGTCAGCCTCGGCGACGGAACGGCCCAGGACGTAAGCGACGTCTCCGAGGTCCCGCGAACGCGCGTCTACGATGCGGCCGCGGAGTTACGCGACCGCGGCCTCGTCGACGTACAGCACTCGAGTCCCAGACGGTTCGTCGCCATCTCGTCGGAGACCGCCGGCCGGCGATTCAAGCAGGACTACGTCTACCGAGCGAACGAGTTGACGGACGCACTTGATGCGCTCGAGCCGAAAACGCTGTCGTCGGAACAACGAGGCGTCTGGACCGTGACGGGCCAGAATACGATCACCGAACGGCTCCTGTCGTTCATCGAGGAGGCGATGGACGAAATCGTGTACATGACCGTCGAAGACCTCCTCTGTGAGAAAATCACCGACGCGCTCCTGGCGGCGTCCGATCGGGGCGTTACGATTCGGCTTGCGGGGATGTCGACGGCTGCGACGGCGGAGATTCACCAGTCGATTCCGAACGCAGAACCGTTCGACTCGCTGTGGGACTGGTCGGATATGCCCGCCGGACGCCTTTCGATGGTCGATCAAGAGAAGACGCTGGCGAGCGTCCTCGTAGCCGAAGACGGCTCAGACCCGTCCGAATCTCGCGACGAGACGGCGATTTGGGGGATGGGTGAGACGAACAGTTTGGTAATGGTGCTGAAGGCGATATTCACGTGGCAACTCGACGGAAGCAGAGACGAGTAA
- a CDS encoding DUF7344 domain-containing protein, translating into MTTNTQTISTETILRLVADPRRRTILRQLRENDSVIAVEDLTGVATERGAQSTPRAETDPPAPRTDEQRVTRAELHHTHLPQLADAGVIEYDSRTGTVRYRSHDRVEALLGFVSSRLES; encoded by the coding sequence ATGACTACCAACACACAGACTATCTCGACCGAGACCATACTTCGTTTGGTCGCTGACCCGCGACGGCGAACCATCCTCCGCCAGCTTCGCGAAAACGATAGCGTCATCGCGGTCGAGGATCTCACCGGCGTCGCGACTGAGAGGGGCGCTCAGTCGACTCCGAGAGCGGAGACCGACCCGCCGGCTCCGCGAACGGACGAACAGCGGGTTACTCGAGCCGAACTCCATCATACACATCTCCCGCAGTTAGCCGATGCCGGCGTTATCGAGTACGACAGCCGAACCGGGACCGTCAGGTACCGCTCTCACGACCGGGTCGAAGCACTCCTCGGATTCGTCTCGAGTCGACTCGAATCGTAG
- a CDS encoding NAD-dependent epimerase/dehydratase family protein, with translation MERAFVIGGTRFIGRHLVEELLEYEYDVTIFTRGNHDDPFADDDRVTHREGDRTNDSALEAAAAAVDPDAVFDCVAYHPKDVRAATRLFADADAYVYVSSGAAYGSEETPKREGETALEPCTTDQETDDSGETYGNRKAEGDRAVFAAADRGVNAMSVRPCIVYGPHDYTERLDFWIDRVNRYDRILVPGDGTNVWHRAYVEDVASALRIVAERGEPGEAYNVGDRRLVTLEESIDLLASALETSIEVVDAGHRELEAGGLEPDEFPFYRSYPHVLSTAKLAGLGWESTPLSTAIDRSVADHLESDRDGAEHDPGRESEERVLGILETM, from the coding sequence ATGGAACGCGCATTCGTTATCGGCGGCACCCGATTTATCGGCCGTCACCTCGTCGAGGAGCTACTCGAGTACGAGTACGACGTGACGATATTCACCCGCGGGAACCACGACGACCCGTTCGCGGACGACGACCGGGTTACCCACCGCGAGGGTGACCGGACGAACGATTCGGCCCTCGAGGCCGCCGCCGCGGCCGTCGACCCCGACGCCGTCTTCGATTGCGTCGCCTACCACCCGAAGGACGTGCGCGCGGCGACGCGACTGTTCGCCGACGCCGACGCGTACGTCTACGTCTCGAGCGGCGCAGCCTACGGGAGCGAGGAGACTCCAAAGCGGGAGGGCGAGACGGCCCTCGAGCCCTGCACGACCGACCAGGAGACCGACGACTCGGGCGAAACGTACGGGAACCGAAAGGCCGAGGGCGACCGAGCGGTGTTCGCGGCCGCCGACCGCGGGGTCAACGCCATGTCCGTCAGACCCTGCATCGTCTACGGCCCGCACGATTACACCGAACGACTGGACTTCTGGATCGACCGCGTGAACCGGTACGATCGGATACTCGTCCCCGGCGACGGGACGAACGTCTGGCATCGGGCTTACGTCGAAGACGTCGCCAGCGCGCTGCGGATCGTCGCCGAGCGCGGGGAGCCGGGCGAAGCCTACAACGTCGGCGACCGACGACTCGTCACCCTCGAGGAATCGATCGACCTGCTCGCGTCGGCGCTGGAGACGTCGATCGAAGTCGTCGACGCGGGCCACCGCGAACTCGAGGCCGGCGGGCTCGAACCCGACGAGTTCCCCTTCTATCGGTCCTATCCCCACGTCCTTTCGACGGCGAAACTCGCCGGGCTGGGCTGGGAGTCGACGCCGCTTTCGACCGCCATCGATCGGTCGGTCGCCGACCACCTCGAGAGCGACCGCGACGGGGCAGAACACGATCCGGGCAGGGAATCGGAAGAACGCGTCCTCGGGATCCTCGAGACGATGTGA
- a CDS encoding FkbM family methyltransferase → MVTPINRAVDIYRDDGITALSIKALRSLRGRATLAYWRFRGSRTFEFDGVEATFDTQGRAARSLQIFDSGERKMVRDLLSELEEDDVFWDIGAHIGFHSSFAGQRARRVEAFEPTPGTARQAGKHLERNGVDATVHEYAMWDADETLTLDPDSAATDGESVTVPAHRGDTLVDDGLAQPNVVKIDVEGAEPRVVDGMAETLADDRCRTVYCEIHRPAETRPSVEDHGSSVEQFLESLRDLGFTVETIEDRGLDLHVKGTKA, encoded by the coding sequence ATGGTAACGCCGATCAATCGCGCCGTCGACATTTATCGCGACGACGGCATCACGGCGCTCTCGATCAAAGCGCTCCGGAGCCTTCGCGGACGAGCGACGTTAGCCTACTGGCGGTTTCGGGGATCCCGAACCTTCGAATTCGACGGAGTTGAAGCAACGTTCGACACCCAGGGTCGCGCCGCCCGATCGCTGCAGATCTTCGATAGCGGGGAGCGGAAGATGGTCAGGGACCTGCTCTCGGAACTCGAGGAAGACGACGTGTTCTGGGATATCGGCGCGCACATCGGGTTTCACTCGAGTTTCGCCGGCCAGCGGGCCCGACGCGTCGAAGCGTTCGAGCCGACGCCCGGCACCGCCCGACAGGCCGGAAAGCACCTCGAGCGAAACGGCGTCGACGCGACGGTACACGAGTACGCGATGTGGGACGCCGACGAAACGCTCACGCTCGACCCCGACAGCGCCGCAACCGACGGCGAATCGGTGACGGTGCCAGCCCACAGGGGCGACACGCTCGTCGACGACGGGTTGGCCCAGCCGAACGTCGTAAAGATCGACGTGGAAGGTGCGGAGCCGCGCGTGGTCGACGGGATGGCCGAAACGCTGGCCGACGATCGGTGTCGGACCGTCTACTGTGAGATACACCGGCCGGCGGAGACCCGCCCGTCGGTCGAGGACCACGGCTCCTCGGTCGAGCAGTTCCTCGAGTCGCTTCGGGACCTCGGATTCACCGTCGAGACGATCGAGGATCGAGGGCTGGACCTCCACGTCAAGGGAACCAAAGCGTGA
- a CDS encoding NAD(P)-dependent glycerol-1-phosphate dehydrogenase, with product MFDKSTWIRLPRNVVVGKGVRSQFLEVVDDLHLRGRPLFVTSPTPRSIAADPIAADFEAAGIDPAIVTVERASFEAVEEVIETAEAEEVAYLVGIGGGKAIDIAKMASHHLEMGFCSVPTAASHDGIVSNRGSVPDGDTRHSVAAEPPLAVVADTELLADAPWELTTAGCADIISNYTAVMDWRLANRLKNVEYSGFAAALAEMTAEILVDNADHVRPGLEESAWIVTKALVSSGVAMSIAGSSRPASGAEHLFSHQLDRLAPGAALHGHQVGVGSIMTAYLHDGEHGIWQDIRDALDSIDAPTTAAELGIDDETVLEALTTCHAIRDRYTILGDGMNEEAAREVATTTGVIS from the coding sequence ATGTTCGATAAGTCGACGTGGATTCGCCTGCCGCGAAACGTCGTCGTCGGCAAGGGTGTTCGCTCGCAGTTTCTCGAGGTCGTCGACGACCTCCACCTCCGGGGTCGACCGCTGTTCGTAACGAGTCCGACGCCGCGATCGATCGCGGCCGATCCGATCGCCGCCGATTTCGAGGCGGCGGGGATCGATCCGGCCATCGTGACCGTCGAGCGAGCGAGCTTCGAGGCCGTCGAGGAAGTCATCGAGACGGCCGAAGCCGAGGAGGTAGCCTATCTCGTCGGCATCGGCGGCGGGAAGGCGATCGACATCGCGAAGATGGCCAGCCACCACCTCGAGATGGGGTTTTGCTCGGTGCCGACGGCGGCGAGCCACGACGGCATCGTCAGCAATCGCGGCTCGGTGCCGGACGGCGATACGCGCCACAGCGTCGCCGCGGAGCCGCCGCTCGCGGTCGTCGCCGACACCGAACTCCTCGCGGACGCCCCCTGGGAACTCACGACCGCCGGTTGTGCGGACATCATCTCGAACTACACCGCCGTGATGGACTGGCGGCTCGCCAACCGGCTCAAGAACGTCGAGTACTCCGGCTTCGCCGCCGCGCTGGCGGAGATGACCGCCGAAATACTCGTCGACAACGCCGATCATGTCCGCCCCGGCCTTGAGGAATCGGCCTGGATCGTCACCAAGGCGCTCGTCTCCTCGGGCGTGGCGATGTCCATCGCCGGCTCCTCGAGACCGGCAAGCGGTGCCGAGCACCTCTTTTCGCACCAACTCGACCGGCTCGCGCCCGGGGCCGCCCTCCACGGCCACCAGGTCGGCGTCGGCTCGATCATGACCGCCTACCTCCACGACGGGGAGCACGGCATCTGGCAGGACATCAGGGATGCGCTCGACAGCATCGACGCACCGACGACCGCGGCCGAACTCGGCATCGACGACGAGACCGTCCTCGAGGCGCTGACGACCTGTCACGCGATTCGTGACCGATACACCATCCTCGGCGATGGGATGAACGAGGAAGCCGCTCGAGAGGTCGCCACGACGACCGGCGTCATCTCCTGA
- a CDS encoding S9 family peptidase, protein MYDIERYLNVRSAYGASFGPDGESLSFLMNTTGVPQVWTLEEPLSWPEQRTFTDEQVSFASWSPERSELIFGMDEGGNERAQLFRLDAETGVIENQTQHPDSKHRWGGWSHDGEWFAFTSNRRDESVFDVYVQRRAEGDADGQNSTARESSSPADATLVFEGDGWLTLSGWSPDDSKLLVSKAYSNFDQDLYVLDLEQGDGGVTDLESIDPDSTDLEHLTPHEGDVRYQSASWAPIPPDGEESPGLYLVTDCESDTLELAYLDLETKSLETVASGGEWNVDGIAVDDETGRFVYSRNVEGYTDLTVGEFDPDAPTTFETFPEPDLPGGIAGGVSFGPDAERFAVSTSGDTINTNVFVVDLETGEAERWTAAPTAGIPRESFRESTIEHVESFDELEVPGYLTLPESTEEGATPVIVDIHGGPESQRRPSFSSVKQYFLNRGYAYFEPNVRGSAGYGSEYASLDDVEKRMDSVADIRACVEWLQDHPAIDPDRIACKGGSYGGFMVLAALTEYPDLWAAGVDVVGIANFVTFLENTGDWRRKLREAEYGSLADNREFLAEISPINNVESLEAPLFVLHGENDPRVPVGEAEQIVEQAREQGVPVRKLIFDDEGHGFSKLDNRIEAYAEIADFLDEHV, encoded by the coding sequence ATGTACGATATCGAACGCTATCTCAACGTCCGAAGCGCCTACGGCGCGTCGTTCGGCCCCGACGGCGAATCCCTCTCGTTTCTGATGAACACGACCGGCGTCCCGCAGGTCTGGACGCTCGAGGAACCGCTTTCCTGGCCCGAGCAGCGAACGTTTACGGACGAACAGGTGAGCTTCGCGTCGTGGTCGCCCGAACGGTCCGAGTTGATCTTCGGGATGGACGAAGGGGGCAACGAACGCGCCCAACTGTTCCGACTCGACGCCGAAACCGGCGTCATCGAGAACCAGACGCAGCACCCGGACTCGAAACACCGGTGGGGCGGCTGGAGCCACGACGGCGAGTGGTTCGCGTTCACCTCGAACCGCCGCGATGAGTCCGTTTTCGACGTGTACGTCCAGCGGCGTGCGGAGGGCGACGCCGACGGACAAAATTCGACCGCTCGAGAGTCGTCGTCTCCCGCCGACGCGACGCTCGTTTTTGAAGGCGACGGCTGGCTCACCCTCTCGGGCTGGAGCCCCGACGACTCGAAGCTGCTCGTCTCGAAGGCCTACTCGAACTTCGATCAGGACCTCTACGTGCTCGATCTCGAGCAGGGCGACGGCGGAGTCACCGACCTCGAGTCGATAGACCCCGACTCGACCGACCTCGAGCACCTCACGCCCCACGAGGGCGACGTTCGATACCAGAGCGCGAGCTGGGCCCCGATACCCCCTGATGGCGAGGAGAGCCCGGGACTCTACCTGGTCACGGACTGCGAGTCCGACACGCTCGAGCTCGCGTATCTGGACCTCGAGACGAAGTCCCTCGAGACGGTTGCATCGGGCGGCGAGTGGAACGTCGACGGTATCGCGGTCGACGACGAGACGGGTCGGTTCGTCTACTCTCGAAATGTCGAAGGCTACACCGACCTCACCGTCGGCGAGTTCGATCCCGACGCGCCGACCACCTTCGAGACGTTTCCCGAACCGGACCTGCCGGGCGGCATCGCCGGCGGCGTGAGTTTCGGCCCCGACGCGGAGCGGTTTGCCGTCTCGACGTCCGGCGATACGATCAACACGAACGTCTTCGTCGTCGATCTCGAGACTGGCGAGGCGGAACGGTGGACGGCGGCACCGACGGCCGGCATCCCCCGCGAAAGCTTCCGCGAATCGACGATCGAACACGTCGAGAGCTTCGACGAGTTGGAGGTGCCGGGCTATCTCACGCTCCCCGAATCGACCGAAGAGGGGGCGACGCCGGTCATCGTCGACATCCACGGCGGGCCCGAGAGCCAGCGTCGGCCGTCGTTCTCGAGCGTCAAGCAGTACTTCCTGAACCGCGGCTACGCCTACTTCGAACCCAACGTCCGCGGCTCCGCGGGCTACGGCAGCGAGTACGCGAGCCTCGACGACGTCGAAAAGCGCATGGACTCGGTCGCCGACATCCGCGCCTGCGTCGAGTGGTTGCAGGACCACCCGGCTATCGATCCGGATCGGATCGCGTGCAAGGGCGGCTCCTACGGCGGGTTCATGGTGCTCGCTGCGCTAACGGAGTACCCCGACCTCTGGGCGGCCGGCGTCGACGTCGTCGGCATCGCCAACTTCGTCACCTTCCTCGAGAACACCGGCGACTGGCGGCGGAAACTCCGGGAGGCGGAGTACGGCTCGCTCGCCGACAACCGCGAGTTCTTAGCGGAAATCTCGCCCATCAACAACGTCGAGTCGCTCGAGGCACCGCTTTTCGTCCTCCACGGCGAGAACGACCCTCGCGTGCCGGTGGGCGAAGCCGAGCAGATCGTCGAACAGGCTCGAGAACAGGGCGTTCCCGTTCGAAAACTGATCTTCGACGACGAAGGCCACGGCTTCTCGAAACTCGACAATCGGATCGAGGCCTACGCCGAAATCGCAGACTTCCTCGACGAGCACGTATAG
- a CDS encoding glycosyltransferase family 4 protein gives MHVAFVSFETLEHRETETNRRFRDVVEGHRDGGHDVHVFCAQFWAGEASVHEREDITYHAVSSGLEARSSFLLRLPFVLASARPDIIHANARPPGQVIAANWGSRLARCPFVLEWYGDDGVAEDRVTRWATSQPDRIVTPSELVGTWVQEIGAETEQVTPIPNQIDIERIRNVSPAEQIEVVYARRLDEGANLESLLLALAEIRQRGWKAVVIGDGPERGRYEGLASDLRIDDRVRFAGELPREERIAVYRGAHVFAQTAERCVFPTEMLWALASGCVGIVEYHADSSAHELVEGWDRGFRTTSEQELTNAIIDAGDLEYRDYDDRFATFDRSAVSDRYLELYRTLQDQSGVL, from the coding sequence ATGCACGTCGCGTTCGTCTCGTTCGAAACGCTCGAGCATCGAGAGACCGAGACGAACCGGCGGTTTCGCGACGTCGTCGAGGGACACCGAGACGGCGGACACGACGTCCACGTCTTCTGTGCGCAGTTTTGGGCCGGCGAGGCGTCGGTCCACGAACGCGAGGACATTACCTATCACGCCGTCTCCTCGGGTCTCGAGGCGCGTTCGTCCTTTCTGCTTCGGTTGCCGTTCGTCCTCGCCTCGGCTCGACCGGATATCATCCACGCGAACGCGCGACCACCGGGGCAGGTGATCGCCGCCAACTGGGGTTCGAGGCTAGCTCGCTGCCCGTTCGTCCTCGAGTGGTACGGCGACGACGGGGTCGCCGAGGACAGGGTCACCCGGTGGGCGACGAGCCAGCCCGACCGGATCGTGACTCCCTCGGAACTCGTCGGCACCTGGGTACAAGAGATCGGTGCCGAAACCGAGCAGGTGACGCCGATTCCGAACCAGATCGACATCGAGCGGATTCGAAACGTTTCGCCGGCCGAACAGATCGAGGTGGTCTACGCCCGTCGGCTCGACGAGGGTGCGAACCTAGAGAGCCTGCTGCTCGCGCTGGCGGAGATTCGCCAGCGGGGCTGGAAGGCGGTCGTCATCGGCGACGGTCCCGAACGCGGACGCTACGAGGGGTTGGCAAGCGACCTTCGGATCGACGACCGGGTTCGGTTCGCCGGCGAACTCCCCCGCGAGGAACGGATCGCCGTCTACCGGGGCGCACACGTCTTCGCTCAGACCGCCGAACGCTGTGTCTTTCCGACGGAGATGCTCTGGGCGCTCGCCTCGGGCTGTGTCGGGATCGTCGAGTATCACGCCGACTCGAGCGCGCACGAACTCGTCGAGGGCTGGGACCGTGGCTTTCGGACCACCAGCGAACAGGAGCTAACGAACGCCATCATCGACGCGGGCGACCTCGAGTACCGCGACTACGACGACCGATTCGCCACGTTCGACCGGAGTGCGGTCAGCGACCGCTACCTCGAACTCTACCGGACGCTTCAGGACCAATCCGGTGTGTTGTAA
- the trpB gene encoding tryptophan synthase subunit beta, protein MSSGDFDGYGGRHVPEPLEEPLEQLAAAYDEIGTSDEFQAKLRALLEEFAGRPTPLYYASNLSERYGTEIYLKREDLLHGGAHKINNALGQALLAKRAGRDRLIAETGAGQHGTATAMVGALLDLETEIYMGKKDVERQEMNVFRMRLMGAEVNEVTRGGEGLADAVDAALEDFARNVDDTHYLVGSVVGPDPFPRMVRDFQSVIGREAREQFVERTGELPDAAVACVGGGSNAIGLFHAFRDDPVDFYGAEGGGEGSDSSRHAAPLSSGADDVIHGMKTRVIDEDVEVHSVSAGLDYPGVGPEHAMFRAVGRCEYSGVTDDAALAAFRELSETEGIIPALESSHGLARAIQLAEETDHERILVNLSGRGDKDMETAAEKFDL, encoded by the coding sequence ATGTCTTCCGGAGATTTCGACGGATACGGCGGTCGACACGTCCCCGAACCGCTCGAGGAGCCCCTCGAGCAACTCGCGGCCGCGTACGACGAGATCGGAACGAGCGACGAGTTTCAGGCCAAGTTGCGCGCCCTGCTCGAGGAGTTCGCCGGGCGGCCGACGCCGCTGTATTACGCGAGCAACCTGAGCGAGCGCTACGGCACCGAGATCTACCTCAAACGCGAGGATTTGCTCCACGGCGGCGCACACAAGATCAACAACGCACTCGGACAGGCGCTGCTGGCGAAACGCGCCGGCAGGGATCGCCTGATCGCCGAAACCGGCGCCGGCCAGCACGGCACCGCGACGGCGATGGTCGGCGCCCTGCTCGACCTCGAGACGGAGATCTACATGGGGAAAAAGGACGTCGAACGCCAGGAGATGAACGTCTTCCGGATGCGACTGATGGGGGCCGAGGTCAACGAAGTGACCCGCGGGGGCGAAGGGCTGGCCGACGCCGTCGACGCCGCGCTCGAGGACTTCGCTCGGAACGTCGACGACACGCACTACCTCGTCGGTAGCGTCGTCGGTCCGGACCCGTTCCCGCGGATGGTTCGGGACTTCCAGAGCGTCATCGGCCGGGAGGCTCGCGAGCAGTTCGTCGAACGGACGGGCGAACTACCCGACGCCGCGGTCGCCTGCGTCGGCGGCGGCTCGAACGCCATCGGGCTCTTTCACGCCTTCCGCGACGATCCCGTCGACTTCTACGGGGCCGAAGGCGGCGGCGAGGGATCGGACTCGAGTCGCCACGCGGCACCGCTCTCGAGCGGGGCGGACGACGTCATCCACGGGATGAAAACCCGCGTCATCGACGAGGACGTCGAGGTCCACTCCGTCTCGGCAGGGCTCGACTACCCCGGCGTCGGTCCCGAACACGCCATGTTCCGCGCCGTCGGCCGCTGTGAGTACAGCGGGGTCACCGACGACGCGGCTCTCGCCGCGTTCAGGGAACTCAGCGAAACGGAAGGGATCATCCCGGCCCTCGAGTCGAGCCACGGCCTCGCTCGAGCGATTCAACTGGCCGAGGAGACCGACCACGAGCGCATCCTCGTCAACCTCTCGGGACGCGGAGACAAGGACATGGAAACCGCAGCCGAGAAGTTCGATCTCTGA